Proteins co-encoded in one Uloborus diversus isolate 005 chromosome 9, Udiv.v.3.1, whole genome shotgun sequence genomic window:
- the LOC129230377 gene encoding RNA exonuclease 5-like, whose amino-acid sequence MDGSSHSTSRSTWNVKKTKKYEAKKRKLDAFMNLIATDDRKLSLKKKKSNESLEESYKALRGELQKYTKKKEKAPFFSLTPIGFKAHVDLRNYKTSPKTFPLFIQDIHHLLLRSLLGSIAPYDCRWAKIERPENLVKTVLLVIDGLTKNSFVGNLASMQDVIDIFPITVEYASSNSSFANELSTLHLVSDAYFKDKIAYSSLFPVEEKVVDKVPKKNKLSKLHLLLSPVQLVMEHYPLPKSIYEHSICDNYVFTKDLYSPVTDSSPMFALDCEMCQTVKSHNEVTRIAVVDEQLEVVYHSFVKPIDKVVDYRTKFSGVTQEMLRNVYVRLSDVHKELQRILPRDAILCGQSLNCDLHALRMIHPYIIDTSVIFNQSGIRGKKNSLRSLAADYLKESIQLSKHGHNPVEDSIASMKLVQVKLDNSIQFGDAVLAPPKTGESSSADSEAKEPEKVSEENKISHDSDSGSKDGFFSRIVKASKKACLIGTSESLASYPVDMLPEEIVKIPKSNAKKVFKCTLNNLETYDFLVTHMQFEDEETSLTFSEVNDKIKELFHSCPSRTLVMVIASGVTKSTTNEINSGLCMTALKK is encoded by the coding sequence ATGGATGGTTCTTCTCATTCCACATCACGTTCCACCTGGAATGTTAAAAAAACCAAGAAGTACGAAGCAAAAAAGAGAAAGTTGGATGCTTTCATGAATTTAATTGCGACTGATGACCGCAAATTGtcgttgaaaaagaaaaagtcgaATGAATCTTTAGAAGAAAGTTACAAAGCGTTAAGAGGAGAGTTACAGAAATAtacaaaaaagaaggaaaaagctCCTTTTTTCTCCCTTACTCCAATTGGTTTTAAAGCTCATGTTGATTTAAGAAACTATAAAACCTCTCCTAAAACATTTCCATTATTCATTCAAGACATTCACCATCTTTTACTCCGCTCACTACTGGGAAGCATTGCACCTTACGATTGTCGGTGGGCAAAGATAGAAAGACCAGAGAATCTTGTGAAAACTGTTTTGTTGGTGATTGATGGATTAACCAAGAACAGTTTTGTTGGTAATCTTGCTTCCATGCAAGATGTCATAGATATTTTTCCAATTACAGTTGAATATGCTTCTTCAAATTCATCTTTTGCAAATGAGCTGAGCACTTTACATTTAGTATCTGATgcttattttaaagataaaattgcatACTCTTCATTGTTTCCAGTTGAGGAAAAAGTTGTTGATAAAGTTCCAAAAAAGAACAAACTTTCAAAGCTGCATTTGTTATTGAGTCCTGTACAATTGGTCATGGAACATTATCCTTTACCGAAAAGTATTTATGAGCATTCCATCTGCGATAATTATGTTTTTACGAAAGACTTATATTCCCCTGTTACAGATTCATCTCCAATGTTTGCTCTTGATTGTGAAATGTGTCAAACAGTCAAAAGTCATAATGAAGTAACCAGGATTGCAGTCGTAGACGAACAGCTGGAGGTTGTCTACCACAGTTTTGTCAAACCCATTGATAAGGTAGTTGATTATAGAACAAAATTTAGCGGAGTAACCCAAGAGATGTTAAGAAACGTTTATGTTCGGCTTTCAGATGTTCACAAAGAGTTACAAAGGATTTTGCCACGAGATGCAATATTATGTGGTCAATCACTTAACTGTGACTTGCATGCTCTGAGAATGATTCATCCATATATTATTGATACTAGTGTGATATTTAATCAGAGTGGGATAAGAGGGAAAAAGAATTCCCTTAGATCGCTCGCTGCCGATTATTTGAAAGAATCTATACAATTAAGCAAGCATGGGCATAATCCTGTTGAAGATTCAATTGCAAGTATGAAATTAGTTCAGGTGAAATTGGATAATAGCATACAATTTGGTGATGCCGTTTTAGCCCCTCCCAAAACTGGCGAATCTTCAAGTGCAGATTCTGAAGCTAAAGAACCAGAAAAGGTATcggaagaaaataaaatcagtCATGATTCTGATTCAGGGTCAAAAGATGGATTTTTTTCCAGAATCGTAAAAGCTTCTAAAAAGGCATGTTTGATAGGGACTTCTGAATCTCTTGCTTCTTACCCTGTTGATATGCTTCCAGAAGAAATAGTAAAAATTCCGAAATCAAATgctaagaaagtttttaaatgtactttaaataatttagaaacaTATGACTTTCTTGTAACTCACATGCAATTTGAGGATGAAGAAACCAGTTTAACGTTTTCAGAAGTGAATGACAAGATAAAAGAACTTTTTCATTCTTGCCCAAGCCGGACTCTAGTAATGGTTATAGCTTCGGGTGTAACAAAATCTACAACTAATGAGATAAACAGTGGATTGTGTAtgacagctttaaaaaaatga